A region of the Conyzicola lurida genome:
GGGTGCCGACGGGCTCGGCCGTCGGGGTCGCCGTCGGTTCCGCTGACTGGGTCGGGGCCGGTGTGGCGGCGCTGGAGTTCGTCTCGGTGGGGGTCGCCACGGTGTCGTTCGCGCACGCGGAGAACCCCGCGACGACGACTCCGGCGATGGCAAGCGAGATGAGAACGCGCGAAGCAGGCATAACGACATTGTCGCCTACTCCGTCGCAAAGCCCCTCATAGGCGGTGAGCGCACAGCGGCGACGATAAGCTTGACCACCGTGAATCCTGCCGATCTTTCCGCGTCCCTGCTCGCCATCGTCAACACCGTGGTGTCGAGCCGCGGTGGAGCGCCCGTCACCATCGACGACGTCGTGCTCGAGCGCCCGCGCAACCGCGACCACGGCGACTGGGCGTCGAACATCGCGATGAAGACGGCGAAGGCCGTCGGAGCCAACCCGCGCGAGTTGGCCGCGGAGATCGCGGAGGCCCTGACGGGCGTCAAAGGTGTCTCTGGCGTGGATGTCGCGGGCCCCGGCTTCATCAACATCACACTGGACGCGGCCGCAGCCGGCGCCCTCGCCAAGACGGTCGTCGAAGCGGGCGACTCCTACGGCCAGAACGACTCGCTCGCGGGCCAGACCATCAACCTCGAGTTCGTCTCCGCGAATCCCACCGGCCCGCTGCACATCGGCCACACCCGCTGGGCCGCGCTGGGCGACTCGCTCGCCCGCGTGCTCAAGGCCAGCGGTGCGACCCTGGTCAGCGAGTTCTACATCAACGACGCCGGCAACCAGATGGACAACTTCGGTGCCTCCATCCTCGCCGCCGCCAAGGGGCTGCCCACTCCCGAGAACGGCTACCCGGGGGAGTACGTCACCGAGCTCTCGGTGCGCGTGCTCGAACTCGTGCCGAACCTGCTCGAGCTGCCCGACGACGAGGCTCTCGCCATCGCCCGCGAGACCGGATACCAGCTGCAGCTGACCGAGATCAAAGAATCGCTCGCCCGGTTCAACGTGCACTTCGACGTCTGGTTCAGCGAGCGCGAACTGCACGCCCTCGACCCCGCGACCGGCCGCAGCGCGATCGACACCGCGATCGACCGCCTGCGTGCCCAGGGCCACGTCTACGACGCGGACGACGCCGTCTGGGTGAAGACCACCGACTTCGGCGATGACAAAGACCGCGTCATCCGTCGTGGCAATGGAATCTTCACCTACTTCGCGGCCGACGCGGCCTACTACCTGAGCAAGGGCGACCGCGGCTTCGCGCACAAGATCTACCTGCTGGGCGCCGACCACCACGGCTACGTGCACCGCCTCAAGGCTCTCGCCGGTGCGGCGGGCGACGACCCGCAGAAGGACATCGAGGTACTCATCGGCCAGCTGGTCAGCATCAACGGCGCGAAACTGTCGAAGCGCGCCGGCAACATCATCGAGCTCAACGACCTGCAGTCGTGGCTCGGCACCGACGCGCTGCGCTACTCGCTCGGCCGCTACCCGGCCGA
Encoded here:
- the argS gene encoding arginine--tRNA ligase; amino-acid sequence: MNPADLSASLLAIVNTVVSSRGGAPVTIDDVVLERPRNRDHGDWASNIAMKTAKAVGANPRELAAEIAEALTGVKGVSGVDVAGPGFINITLDAAAAGALAKTVVEAGDSYGQNDSLAGQTINLEFVSANPTGPLHIGHTRWAALGDSLARVLKASGATLVSEFYINDAGNQMDNFGASILAAAKGLPTPENGYPGEYVTELSVRVLELVPNLLELPDDEALAIARETGYQLQLTEIKESLARFNVHFDVWFSERELHALDPATGRSAIDTAIDRLRAQGHVYDADDAVWVKTTDFGDDKDRVIRRGNGIFTYFAADAAYYLSKGDRGFAHKIYLLGADHHGYVHRLKALAGAAGDDPQKDIEVLIGQLVSINGAKLSKRAGNIIELNDLQSWLGTDALRYSLGRYPADSPLTLDPEILQKRTNDNPVFYVQYAHARTHSVARNSAESGVTREVFDASLLTHETESILLGTLAEFPRIVRQAAELREPHRVARYAEELAGAYHRWYDNCRVTPMGDEEVTDVHRTRLWLNDATGITLKNALGLLGVSAPDRM